GAAATGGGAGATAGGCATACTTTACACCCTGGCTGCAGTTGCTGTAGTTGCAGCGTTTTTCGTCTCCGGCTGGTTGGGGGACAGATATGGGAGGAAGACAATGATAGTATGGAGCACAGTCGGCCTTGCCATAGCTTCATCTCTTCTTTCTTTCCCGCTGACGGCAGCTCTTGTGACAGGCTTTCTGCTTTACAACTGGTCAACGACTGCGCTCCAACCCAACTTCAGAGCGATGATAACAGATTCTGTGAGTAAGGGCTACCGTGGCAGAGCTCTTGGAATATTCAACTCCATGGCAGTCGCTCTTGCCTCTGTCGCTATACTTCTGTCGGGCCTTTACGTAAATTCAACCGACGCAAGACAATATGCGGAGAAGCTGCCTGTGCTCTTTACGCTCAGTGCAGTGGTCATAGCTATAGTAGCTGTAAGCAGGCAGGCAGGTCTGTTTGAAACATTCAGAGGAATGTCAAGGGGATTCAAAAGCATAGTTACGGACAACATAAGCCCGATAACCGTTGACAAGCTTAGACTTCTTACTATAGCGTATATGGTGCATGATGCTGGACTTAGTTTAGTTCTTTTCCTGATCCCCATATATGCGGTGGAATACCTAGGAATGCCTTCCTCCGTACTCGGTCTGATGCTTGCTTTAAATTACTTCATAACCCTACTTCTGCAGGCCCCATTCG
This is a stretch of genomic DNA from Conexivisphaerales archaeon. It encodes these proteins:
- a CDS encoding MFS transporter, with protein sequence MNKEDSPFNTNILVLGLSSMVSTFCLSLWQGYLPIYFSGMGYQKWEIGILYTLAAVAVVAAFFVSGWLGDRYGRKTMIVWSTVGLAIASSLLSFPLTAALVTGFLLYNWSTTALQPNFRAMITDSVSKGYRGRALGIFNSMAVALASVAILLSGLYVNSTDARQYAEKLPVLFTLSAVVIAIVAVSRQAGLFETFRGMSRGFKSIVTDNISPITVDKLRLLTIAYMVHDAGLSLVLFLIPIYAVEYLGMPSSVLGLMLALNYFITLLLQAPFGKLADSWGRTKVITLSFFIEAVAIGSLILVRNPLYLLLVYGIWVAVGQLDAPAEGALLADLSPQDRRGAVMGGFGGITTLAAIPAPTLGGGLVTVFPSLVDGYGLPFLVSFVVLLASAIMILYYRNKVYSG